The genomic stretch ATTCCTTCCATTCATTTTTTTAAATCTTTGTTGCCATTAGACAGGAAGGCATATCTTTTCTTTTGTGTTGGATTTTCTACAGTTTGATGCCTTTTTGACTCGGATTTTGGAGTTACCGCCCGTTGTGCTTTGGGGTTTCTTCTGCTTTTCAAACTTTCTGGAGAATGTTTTCCCCCCTTGGCCTGGCGACACAGTCACCGTGTTTTCCGGATTTCTTGCTTCCAGTCCCGGTTCGCCTCTATCTTTTGTTTCAGTAGTGGTTGCTACCTATTTGGGGAATCTTCTTGGGGCTCTTGTCATGTATTTTTTTGGGGAAAGGATCCTCCATTTTCTAAAACGATCACGGTTCCCTTTTTTGTCAGCACTCTACCAAGAAGAAAACTTACATAAGACTCTAGTTTGGTTTCGTCGATATGAATTCGTTGTGGTATTATTATCCCGATTTTCGGCAGGAATTCGATTCTTTGTATCCATCGTTGCCGGAATGAGCAAAATGAACGTTATTAAATTTGTATTGTTGTATTCGATTGCCATATCCCTTTGGTGCGGACTCCTGCTTTTGGGAGGCTCCGTTCTGGGTGCAAACTGGAACCAAATCGTTGTTATGCTATCCTACTACAATCAGGTCATAGGTTTTATAATTTTATGTTTATTCTTATACTTTCTATACCAAATTAAGAAGAAAAGAAATACGAAGTTGACATGAAATTTTTTTCTGTTAGGGTTTTCACCCATGAACTCTTGGGGAAATATAGCGTTTGATTTTTACACATTTGGCTCTCTGGTCGGTGTGATTTTTACTTTTTACAATGCACAATTTTTTTTAACGGTTAAAGAAAAGTCGGAGGCCACCTACCAATTGGGAATGGGAACTCTTTGGCTTGGCCTGTTTCATTTTGGATATATGATCAATTTTTCCTTTATGGGACCTGCTTCCGCATACTTGCGTTGGCTTGTGATCATTGGAGCTATGGCCGGTGCCACTTACTTAACTAGTTTTTTCTTAAGTTACCCCGAGGTTTATTTCCCACGATTTAAAAAATATCTCTTTAGAGTAATGATTTCGGTTGTTGTGATCGTTACCGGTTATTTTGTTTTCATTAGTCTAACAGCGGGTAGGTTGTTTTTCTTTAGCGGTCATTATTGGGATTTTCCTCTTCCTGCCTTTTATAAAACCTATGCGGTCATCGTATTAGTCTTTTTTCTAGTTTTTTCTTTGGTTGCTCTGGTACAGATTTTTAAAATGCCAAAAGAGTCAAGATTTGCTACAACAAGCATCTTAATTGCTTTTATCCTTGTAACCATCATTCCGGGAATCATGAATGCTCAGTCAAGAGACGGCGCCATTGGGCGGGGTATTTATCAAACCATCACGGATCTTGTTTTGGTTGTCGGACTTTTTGTAGCAAACGTTGTCTATATCAACAACACAAAAGATAAAACCACCATTATCTCTCGGATTATAGGAATCTCTCTCGCTTCATTTTTATTAGTATTACAATTAGTTGCGTATGTTGTCATCCAACAGTCAGAAGATAACTATGATATGGTGCATACTGCGCGGGCAAAGAACTTTATTGCCGGATTGGAAACTGACCAAGTCCCTAGTTTCCATTATACCTATGATACAAACCAAAAGGAGTTTGTTCGCAAAAAAGGTTTGGAGGATTCTGCGGTCGACCCAAAAAGTTATGAATCGGAGTATTGGAACTATTGGGCCT from Leptospira wolbachii serovar Codice str. CDC encodes the following:
- a CDS encoding DedA family protein codes for the protein MDFLQFDAFLTRILELPPVVLWGFFCFSNFLENVFPPWPGDTVTVFSGFLASSPGSPLSFVSVVVATYLGNLLGALVMYFFGERILHFLKRSRFPFLSALYQEENLHKTLVWFRRYEFVVVLLSRFSAGIRFFVSIVAGMSKMNVIKFVLLYSIAISLWCGLLLLGGSVLGANWNQIVVMLSYYNQVIGFIILCLFLYFLYQIKKKRNTKLT